In Amycolatopsis coloradensis, one genomic interval encodes:
- a CDS encoding family 1 glycosylhydrolase: MRGHTQRYHLVHVDFETQERALKDSARFYADVVARNELQGFRQLDLVVVAGNRRRTDTGGQSHVPCVDTHSGTTSYTSTSKXTTLLNRRRKTTTAPCPRRPGCRNTTMT, from the coding sequence CTGCGTGGACACACACAGCGGTACCACCTCGTACACGTCGACTTCGAAACGCAGGAACGAGCACTCAAGGACAGCGCCCGATTCTACGCGGACGTGGTGGCGCGCAACGAGCTTCAAGGATTCAGACAGCTTGACCTTGTTGTTGTTGCCGGAAATCGGCGACGCACGGACACCGGCGGTCAGTCGCACGTTCCCTGCGTGGACACACACAGCGGTACCACCTCGTACACGTCGACTTCGAAACNAACCACCCTTCTGAACCGTCGCCGAAAAACGACCACGGCCCCGTGTCCGCGACGACCTGGTTGCCGAAATACGACCATGACTTAA